Proteins from a single region of Oncorhynchus kisutch isolate 150728-3 unplaced genomic scaffold, Okis_V2 Okis01b-Okis20b_hom, whole genome shotgun sequence:
- the LOC109876932 gene encoding myosin heavy chain, fast skeletal muscle-like: protein MSTDAEMQAYGKAAIYLRKSEKERMEAQAAPFDSKNACYVTDKVELYLKGLVTARADGKCTVTVTNPDGSKEEGKEFKEADIYEMNPPKYDKIEDMAMMTYLNEASVLYNLKERYAAWMIYTYSGLFCATVNPYKWLPVYDEEVVNAYRGKKRVEAPPHIFSVSDNAFQFMMIDKENQSVLITGESGAGKTVNTKRVIQYFATIAVSGGKKEADPNKMQGSLEDQIIAANPLLESYGNAKTVRNDNSSRFGKFIRIHFQAGKLAKADIETYLLEKSRVSFQLPDERGYHIFFQMMTGHKPELVELALLTTNPYDFPMCSQGQITVASINDNEELDATDEAITILGFTNEEKLGIYKLTGAVVHHGNLKFKQKQREEQAEPDGTEVADKIAYLLGLNSAEMLKALCYPRVKVGNEYVTKGQTVAQVNNSVSALAKSIYERMFLWMVIRINEMLDTKNPRQFYIGVLDIAGFEIFDYNSMEQLCINFTNEKLQQFFNHTMFVLEQEEYKKEGIVWAFIDFGMDLAACIELIEKPLGIFSILEEECMFPKSSDTTFKDKLYAQHLGKTKAFEKPKPAKGKAEAHFSLVHYAGTVDYNITGWLEKNKDPLNDSVCQLYGKSAVKILAALYPPPPPEDKAKKGGKKKGGSMQTVSSQFRENLHKLMTNLRSTHPHFVRCLIPNESKTPGLMENFLVIHQLRCNGVLEGIRICRKGFPSRIIYADFKQRYKVLNASVIPEGQFMDNKKASEKLLGSIDVNHEDYKFGHTKVFFKAGLLGVLEEMRDEKLASLVGMVQALSRGFLMRREFSKMMERRESVYAIQYNIRSFMNVKTWPWMKLYFKIKPLLQSAETEKELANMKENYEKMTTDLAKALATKKQMEEKLVALTQEKNDLALQVASEGESLNDAEERCEGLIKSKIQQEAKLKETTERLEDEEEINAELTAKKRKLEDECSELKKDIDDLELTLAKVEKEKHATENKVKNLTEEMASMDESVAKLTKEKKALQEAHQQTLDDLQAEEDKVNTLTKAKTKLEQQVDDLEGSLEQEKKLRMDLERSKRKLEGDLKLAQESIMDLENDKQQADEKIKKKEFETTQLLSKVEDEQSLGAQLQKKIKELQARIEELEEEIEAERAARAKVEKQRADLSRELEEISERLEEAGGATAAQIEMNKKREAEFQKLRRDLEESTLQHEATAAALRKKQADSVAELGEQIDNLQRVKQKLEKEKSEYKMEIDDLSSNMEAVAKAKGNLEKMCRTLEDQLSELKTKNDENVRQVNDISGQRARLLTENGEFGRQLEEKEALVSQLTRGKQAFTQQVEELKRAVEEEVKAKNALAHGVQSARHDCDLLREQFEEEQEAKAELQRGMSKANSEVAQWRTKYETDAIQRTEELEEAKKKLAQRLQDAEETIEATNSKCASLEKTKQRLQGEVEDLMIDVERANALAANLDKKQRNFDKVLAEWKQKYEEGQAELEGAQKEARSMSTELFKMKNSYEEALDHLETLKRENKNLQQEISDLTEQIGETGKSIHELEKAKKTVETEKSEIQTALEEAEGTLEHEESKILRVQLELNQIKGEVDRKIAEKDEEMEQIKRNSQRVVDSMQSTLDSEVRSRNDALRVKKKMEGDLNEMEIQLSHSNRQAAEAQKQLRNVQGQLKDAQLHLDDAVRVAEDMKEQAAMVERRNGLMVAEIEELRVALEQTERGRKVAETELVDASERVGLLHSQNTSLLNTKKKLETDLVQVQGEVDDIVQEARNAEEKAKKAITDAAMMAEELKKEQDTSSHLERMKKNLEVTVKDLQHRLDEAENLAMKGGKKQLQKLESRVRELETEVEAEQRRGVDAVKGVRKYERRVKELTYQTEEDKKNVSRLQDLVDKLQMKVKAYKRHSEEAEEAANQHMSKFRKVQHELEEAEERADIAETQVNKLRAKTRDSGKGKEVAE from the exons TGGAGAATCCGGTGCAGGAAAGACTGTCAACACCAAGCGTGTCATCCAGTACTTTGCCACCATTGCAGTGTCTGGTGGCAAGAAGGAAGCAGACCCCAACAAAATGCAG GGGTCTCTTGAGGATCAGATCATTGCAGCTAACCCTCTGCTGGAGTCTTACGGTAATGCCAAGACAGTGAGGAATGACAACTCGTCTCGCTTT GGTAAATTCATCAGGATTCACTTCCAGGCTGGTAAACTGGCTAAAGCTGATATTGAAACCT acttGCTGGAGAAGTCCAGAGTGTCCTTCCAGCTGCCCGATGAGAGAGGCTACCACATCTTCTTCCAGATGATGACAGGCCACAAACCTGAGCTAGTTG AATTGGCGCTTCTCACCACCAACCCCTACGACTTCCCCATGTGCAGTCAGGGACAGATCACTGTGGCCAGCATTAATGACAATGAAGAGCTGGATGCCACAGAT GAAGCCATTACAATCCTGGGCTTCACTAATGAGGAGAAGCTTGGAATCTACAAGCTGACAGGAGCTGTAGTGCACCATGGAAACTTGAAATTCAAGCAGAAGCAGCGTGAGGAGCAGGCCGAGCCAGACGGCACAGAGG TGGCTGATAAAATCGCCTACCTGCTGGGCCTGAACTCAGCTGAGATGTTGAAGGCTCTGTGCTACCCCAGAGTGAAGGTCGGCAACGAGTATGTGACCAAGGGACAGACTGTGGCTCAG GTTAATAACTCAGTCAGTGCTCTGGCCAAGTCCATCTATGAGAGGATGTTCTTGTGGATGGTCATCCGTATCAATGAGATGTTGGACACCAAGAATCCAAGACAGTTCTATATCGGTGTGCTTGACATTGCCGGGTTTGAGATCTTTGAT TACAACAGCATGGAGCAGCTGTGCATCAACTTCACCAATGAGAAACTGcaacagtttttcaaccacaccatgTTCGTCCTGGAGCAAGAGGAGTACAAGAAGGAGGGAATCGTCTGGGCCTTCATTGACTTCGGCATGGACTTGGCTGCCTGCATTGAGCTTATTGAGAAG CCATTGGGCATCTTCTCCATCCTTGAAGAGGAGTGCATGTTCCCGAAGTCTTCAGACACCACCTTCAAGGACAAGCTGTACGCCCAGCATCTTGGCAAAACAAAGGCGTTTGAGAAGCCCAAGCCTGCCAAAGGCAAGGCAGAGGCCCACTTCTCCCTGGTGCATTACGCCGGTACTGTGGACTACAACATCACTGGATGGCTGGAGAAGAACAAGGACCCCCTGAACGACTCAGTATGTCAGTTGTACGGGAAGTCCGCAGTCAAAATTCTGGCTGCCCTgtatccccctccccctcctgagG ATAAAGCCAAGAAAGGAGGCAAGAAGAAGGGTGGTTCCATGCAGACTGTGTCCTCCCAGTTCAGG GAGAACTTACATAAGCTGATGACCAACTTGAGGAGCACTCATCCTCACTTTGTGCGCTGCCTGATCCCCAACGAGTCAAAGACTCCAG GTCTGATGGAGAACTTCCTGGTTATCCACCAGCTCAGGTGTAATGGTGTACTGGAGGGTATCAGGATCTGCAGAAAGGGCTTCCCCAGCAGAATCATCTATGCTGACTTCAAGCAGAG GTACAAAGTACTGAATGCCAGCGTCATCCCTGAGGGCCAGTTCATGGACAACAAGAAGGCTTCCGAGAAGCTGCTTGGgtccattgatgtgaatcacgaggattacaagtttggacacaccaag GTGTTCTTCAAAGCCGGTCTGCTGGGTGtcctggaggagatgagagatgagaagcTGGCCTCTCTGGTCGGCATGGTCCAGGCTCTCAGCCGTGGATTCCTCATGAGGAGAGAGTTTAGcaagatgatggagaggag AGAATCAGTTTACGCCATCCAGTACAACATCCGCTCATTCATGAATGTCAAAACCTGGCCATGGATGAAGTTGTACTTCAAGATCAAGCCCCTGCTGCAGAGCGCTGAGACTGAGAAGGAGCTGGCCAACATGAAGGAGAACTATGAGAAGATGACGACAGACCTGGCAAAGGCTCTGGCCACAAAGAAGCAAATGGAGGAGAAGTTGGTGGCCCTGACACAGGAGAAGAACGACCTGGCGCTCCAAGTAGCATCT gaaggagaaagtctgaatGATGCTGAGGAAAGGTGTGAGGGGCTCATCAAGAGCAAGATCCAGCAGGAGGCCAAACTCAAAGAGACGACTGAGAggctggaggatgaggaggagatcaATGCTGAGTTGACTGCCAAGAAGAGGAAGCTGGAGGATGAGTGCTCTGAGCTGAAGAAGGACATTGATGACCTGGAGCTCACCCTGGCCAaagtggagaaggagaagcaCGCCACTGAAAACAAG GTTAAAaacctgacagaggagatggcGTCTATGGATGAGAGTGTTGCCAAGCTGACCAAGGAGAAGAAAGCCCTCCAAGAGGCCCACCAGCAGACACTGGATgacctgcaggcagaggaggacaAAGTCAACACTCTGACCAAGGCCAAGACCAAGCTGGAACAGCAAGTGGACGAC CTTGAGGGTTCTCTGGAGCAAGAGAAGAAGCTCCGTATGGACCTTGAGAGATCCAAGAGAAAGCTGGAGGGAGATCTGAAACTGGCCCAGGAGTCCATAATGGACCTGGAGAATGACAAGCAGCAAGCTGATGAGAAAATCAAGAA GAAGGAGTTTGAGACCACCCAGCTCCTCAGCAAGGTTGAGGATGAGCAGTCTCTGGGAGCTCAGCTGCAGAAGAAGATCAAGGAACTCCAG GCCCGTattgaggagctggaggaggaaattgAGGCTGAGCGTGCTGCCAGGGCTAAGGTTGAGAAGCAGAGGGCCGATCTCTCCAGGGAACTTGAGGAGATCAGCGAGAGGCTGGAGGAGGCCGGAGGCGCCACTGCTGCTCAGATTGAGATGAACAAGAAGCGTGAGGCTGAGTTCCAGAAGCTGCGTCGTGATCTTGAAGAGTCTACCCTGCAGCATGAGGCCACAGCCGCCGCTCTGCGCAAGAAGCAGGCCGACAGTGTGGCTGAGCTCGGGGAGCAGATCGACAACCTGCAGCGCGTCAAGcagaagctggagaaggagaagagcgaGTACAAGATGGAGATTGATGACCTCTCCAGCAACATGGAGGCCGTCGCCAAGGCTAAG GGCAATCTGGAGAAGATGTGCCGTACTCTTGAGGACCAGCTGAGTGAGCTAAAAACTAAGAATGATGAGAATGTTCGCCAGGTCAACGACATCAGCGGACAGAGAGCCAGACTCCTGACAGAAAATG GTGAGTTTGGTCGCCAGCTGGAGGAGAAGGAAGCACTGGTGTCTCAGCTGACCAGAGGCAAACAGGCCTTCACCCAGcaggtggaggagctgaagaggGCGGTTGAGGAGGAGGTCAAG GCTAAAAACGCACTGGCCCACGGTGTCCAGTCTGCCCGCCATGACTGTGACCTCCTGAGGGAGCAGtttgaggaggagcaggaggccaAGGCAGAGCTGCAACGCGGCATGTCCAAGGCCAACAGTGAGGTGGCTCAGTGGAGGACTAAGTATGAAACTGATGCCATCCAGCGCACAGAGGAGTTGGAGGAGGCCAA GAAGAAGCTGGCCCAGCGTCTGCAGGATGCTGAGGAGACCATTGAGGCGACCAACTCCAAGTGCGCCTCCCTGGAGAAGACCAAGCAGAGgctgcagggagaggtggaggacctCATGATTGATGTTGAGAGAGCCAACGCATTGGCCGCCAACCTCGACAAGAAGCAGAGGAACTTTGACAAG GTTCTGGCAGAGTGGAAGCAGAAGTATGAGGAGGGCCAGGCTGAGCTGGAAGGAGCTCAGAAGGAGGCTCGCTCTATGAGCACTGAACTCTTCAAGATGAAGAACTCCTACGAGGAGGCTCTGGATCATCTGGAGACtctgaagagagagaacaagaacctGCAAC aGGAGATCTCTGACCTGACTGAGCAGATCGGAGAGACTGGCAAGAGCATCCATGAGCTGGAGAAGGCCAAGAAGACCGTGGAGACAGAAAAGTCTGAGATCCAGACCGCTCTGGAGGAGGCTGAG GGAACACTGGAGCACGAGGAATCCAAGATTCTGCGTGTGCAGCTGGAGCTGAACCAGATCAAGGGTGAGGTGGACAGGAAGATCGCTGAGAAGGACGAGGAGATGGAGCAGATCAAGAGGAACAGCCAGAGGGTGGTTGACTCCATGCAGAGCACCCTGGACTCTGAGGTCAGGAGCAGGAATGATGCCCTGAGggtgaagaagaagatggagggagacctGAACGAGATGGAGATCCAGCTGAGCCACTCCAACAGGCAGGCCGCTGAGGCCCAGAAACAGCTGAGGAATGTCCAGGGACAGCTCAAG GATGCCCAATTGCATCTTGATGACGCCGTCCGTGTCGCAGAAGACATGAAGGAGCAGGCAGCCATGGTGGAGCGCAGAAACGGTCTGATGGTGGCTGAAATCGAGGAGCTGAGAGTTGCtctggagcagacagagagaggccgcAAAGTGGCTGAGACTGAGCTGGTAGACGCCAGCGAGCGTGTTGGACTGCTGCACTCCCAG AACACCAGCCTTCTGAACACCAAGAAGAAGCTGGAGACAGACCTGGTGCAggtgcagggagaggtggacgacATCGTCCAGGAGGCCAGGAATGCAGAAGAGAAGGCCAAGAAAGCTATCACTGAC GCGGCCATGATGGCTGAGGAGCTGAAGAAGGAGCAGGACACCAGTTCTCACCTGGAGAGGATGAAGAAGAACCTGGAGGTCACAGTCAAGGACCTGCAGCACCGCCTGGATGAGGCTGAGAATCTGGCCATGAAGGGAGGCAAGAAGCAGCTCCAGAAACTGGAGTCCAGG GTGCGTGAGCTCGAGACTGAGGTGGAGGCCGAGCAGAGAAGAGGTGTAGACGCTGTCAAGGGAGTCCGCAAGTATGAGCGCAGAGTCAAGGAACTCACTTACCAG ACTGAGGAGGATAAGAAGAACGTTAGCAGACTTCAGGACCTGGTAGATAAGCTGCAGATGAAAGTGAAGGCCTACAAGAGGCATTCTGAGGAAGCG GAGGAAGCAGCAAACCAGCACATGTCTAAGTTCAGGAAGGTTCAGCATGAActggaggaggctgaggagcGTGCTGACATTGCTGAGACTCAGGTCAACAAGCTCAGAGCTAAGACCCGTGACTCTGGAAAG GGAAAAGAAGTTGCTGAATAA